From the Alphaproteobacteria bacterium genome, the window CTGCCTCAATGTAGCGGCTGACAATGGTCGTGCGGACCATTCCGGCCAACTGGCGCAAGCCAGCGCTTTCCTTTTGCCGCAACACGCCTTCGCCTGCGACGATCAAATGTAATTTGGTGTCGTCTTTCAAGCACTCTAGCGCATCGATCAGCAGCCCCAGTCCCTTGCGTGAGGAACCGTGGCCAAAGTAAAGCAGGCGGATCTCGCCTTCCTCGCGAGGCGGCAGTTCCGCAATCGGCTTTTTTAATGCAACGGGATGGGCCAGCAGATTGGGGCTTCCCGGCAGCAAGGCGATGCGCTCACTGCCCACGCCCAGCATTTCCTCCAACCCCCAGGCCAGATGGGTGTCGCGGGCGACGATCCCATCCATGAGCCGATAGAACAAATGGAAGAACGGCGTAGATAGCCAACGCCTGCGATGCGGCAGCAGATTATGCGGCGTATAAACGACGCTGACGCCAAGTCGCTTTAGCCACAAGACGAACAACGAAGCCAGAAGCGGCTGACCCACCCACTGAAAATGCACGGCGTCGGGCTTGCAGGCGAGCACCTTGCGCGCCAAGCACAGCCACCCGGCCAAGCCATGATGCAGGCAGGCCGATTTCTCGAATGGCATTGTCCAGGCCGACAATTCATCGCGCGTTCCTGTTATCAGCGACACGTCATGCCCCAGCTCGTTAAGCCCTAAGGCCAAGGCATGCGCGTAATGACACAGGAAACCGCGTCCAGAACCTTCAACCAGGAGGATGCGCCGCCGGATGCTCATCCTCTTTCCTCCCTTGCGTTGCCTTATAGGCCAGATGCTTTCCTGAAGCCGGGATCCTTCTTGGCGATGGTGGGTTCCTTGACAGCTTTTTCAGCCAGTTCATGCATGCGCTTGGGCGGAACGAACTGCGAAAGCTCGTCCCACAGCACGCGCTCGGTCAATTGCAACATCCGTTCGTAGAAGGGATGTTCGGCCGCCCGCGCTGCCGTTCGGCACCATGCAGGAACCCAGCCGCCCATCTCTTCGATCATGAAGCGTTCGCGGTTCTGACGTATCTTGTCAGCCGTTTCGTCTTCGCCCTTCTCAAGCGCTTCAGATTCTCTCTCGAACATCGCGGATACAAAGGAAAGCATCGCACCGACATGGTCGGGGAATTCGCCGCTATGGCAATGCTTGAACTCAAATCCGTTCTCACGGTACCAACGAACGGCGCGGTCTGTTTGCTTTTGAAACATCTTGCCGGTTTCAAAAACAGACGCATGCGGCGATATGGCGCCCGGCTGCACGAAGAGCGCCGTGTATTCGACGGCAAGCCGCTCAAGCAGGCTGGCAACGTCGTCAGCCAGAACGTCTTCTGGAACTTCCGCTCCAACCTCGGCCAAGGGCTCCTTCAAGTCGCCTCTCAGGCTGTTCAGGAACGGCTCGTCGATCTCGAATTCGAAAGTGCGCGCCAGCAAGCGAAACAATGCCGACTGTGCCTTGCATTCGTCCAGGCGCGCGCCCTGCGCAACCTGCTCTATCAATGTTTGCATCGTCAACTCCTCACAAACTTTCCGCCGGAAGAAAGATCACGATGGCGGCGGCCAAGGCTGCCGCCATCGCTTTAAGTGGTAGGAGCTACTTAATGACCCTTCCCCGCATGTGGGACGGGCAAGCTGTTCCAGTCGATATCGACCTCCTTGTGATTTGCCTTGTGCAGATCGCCCGTGTAGGCGTAGCGCAAGGTTTCCTCATAATCCTTCATCGACGCTTCAAGGCTGACCTTGACGTCGCCGTACTTGTCGCCCGCCTGGGCCTTGGTCACGGTTACGACCGTATCGTACCAGCCTTGCGAGCCGCCGATTGGATCGACCTGAAGACGGATGATGGGATTGGGGTGAACGCCCTTGTCGTCCCACCAGACGTTGTTGTCGATATCGGGATCGTTGCCGGCGACATACTCAGCTGCCTTTTCCTTATGCTTCAACTGAGCAAGCCGTCCATAGGCGCTGTGGCCGCATGCCGTCGAGATGGCAACCACGTCGGGGTGGATGCCCTCGGTGACATGCGCGCGGGTCACGATATAGCCGAGCGTCGATGTGACGCGGATCAAATCGCCGTCGGCAATGCCCTTGGCCGCAGCCGTCTTCGGGTTAATCCAGGCCGGATTCTTGTGATAGAGCTCGGCCAGATACTTAACGCCCGCAGTACGGCTTTGCGTATGGACGTTGACCTTGAAGGTGGTCAGGACCAACTCGTCGGCCTTCTTGTCGCGAGACGCCAGCCGCTTGTAGACCGGCATGGGGTTGAAGCCATATTTCTTATAGCTGTCCTTGTAGATCTCGATCTTGCCCGAGGGCGTGCCGAAGCCAGCGCAGTTCTTGCCGTTGACGCGAACGCCGATGGTCTTGCCGCCCTTCTTGATGGCGCCATTTGCCTCGACGCTTGCCCCATCCATGGCGGCAGCCGACAGTTCCTTGGCGTGCAGGCCATATTCGGCCGGCACTTCATCGCCGTTTTTATCGACAATCTGAGCGGTGACCGGATCGATCTTGCCGTATTTCGGCCAGACGCCGTTTTTCTTCAGATAGTCATAGCCGCCGTCTTCCTTGAGGCCGGGGATGCCCTCGAACTGAGCGCGAACCCATTCCTCGCCGTTTTTGAACGGGAAGTACTGCTTCATGCCCAACGACCCGTCGGCATCGACCTTGTTGATGATCTGCAACAGCGATTCGCGGAACTCCTGGGTGTTGCCCAGGGGCTTGATCACCTGCTGGCGGATGCCCACCCAGGGACGCAGGTCGCTTGGCATCGAGTCCGGATCGTTTCGCTCCAAGAAGCTGGTATCCGGAATGATGAGGTCGGCATACTGCGCCGTCTCGGACATGTATGGGCTGAACGAGGCAAAGAACGGCAACAGCTTTTCGTCCTTGTACATCGCCTCCCAAACATGGCTGGAAGGATAGGTATAAGCCGGGTTGTCGTAATATGTCATCATGACCGACATCTTCACCTGACCCTTCATGACCTGATAGGGCATGTGGGTCGAGACCGCATGGCTGGCCAGCGGATATTCCGGCGGCGCCCCGATGATGCTGGGCGCTTTTCCGCCCGGCGGCTTGGGAGTGGGCTGATTGTAGCCCATGCCGCGCGGCAGGCAGTAACCGCCCTTCTTCTCGACATTACCGGTAATCACATTCAGCATCTGGATGGCGGCTTCTTGATAGGCGCCATACACATGCTTGCAGGGACCACGGTACGAGAAGGTGGTGGCGGGCTTGGTGGTGGCGAATTCGCGGGCGATGCGGCGGATGTCCTTGGCGGGCACCCCCGACTCGCTTTCCGCGAATTCCGGCGTATAGGTCTTCAGATGGGCGATCAACTGTTCGGGCGTCACATTCGTCCAATTGCGGACGAAGGCGTCGTCATACAGCTTC encodes:
- a CDS encoding glycosyltransferase family 4 protein; amino-acid sequence: MSIRRRILLVEGSGRGFLCHYAHALALGLNELGHDVSLITGTRDELSAWTMPFEKSACLHHGLAGWLCLARKVLACKPDAVHFQWVGQPLLASLFVLWLKRLGVSVVYTPHNLLPHRRRWLSTPFFHLFYRLMDGIVARDTHLAWGLEEMLGVGSERIALLPGSPNLLAHPVALKKPIAELPPREEGEIRLLYFGHGSSRKGLGLLIDALECLKDDTKLHLIVAGEGVLRQKESAGLRQLAGMVRTTIVSRYIEADEVSDLFQSCDLMIMPYAKQCKSPLTDLAAAFRLPVLRTNRVEAVYFIDGVHGYTIEGGDPDMMARAIIDCVYPETLAALRDELDREETVEAAIARLAQAHTHLYQRLIEESGLASLDGVRRHA
- a CDS encoding molecular chaperone TorD family protein; translation: MQTLIEQVAQGARLDECKAQSALFRLLARTFEFEIDEPFLNSLRGDLKEPLAEVGAEVPEDVLADDVASLLERLAVEYTALFVQPGAISPHASVFETGKMFQKQTDRAVRWYRENGFEFKHCHSGEFPDHVGAMLSFVSAMFERESEALEKGEDETADKIRQNRERFMIEEMGGWVPAWCRTAARAAEHPFYERMLQLTERVLWDELSQFVPPKRMHELAEKAVKEPTIAKKDPGFRKASGL
- a CDS encoding molybdopterin-dependent oxidoreductase, with amino-acid sequence MNKHFPMTRRGFLKLGGSTAAVASALGASRLQAMEQELGGKDFSAVTGKLREAVPYTCMTCNIQDGGIAYIEDGRIVKLEGNPDHPGNRGKLCAKGNSGFQHTYDPDRIMTPLVRTGKRGEGKWKRVSYDEATSILAAKLREVIDRSNAANDPAIRNEIVFKWGRDRSGGALGRFMAALGSNAKVNHTNICESSKKVGLEPGWGPDIEYPDFASTKYALIFGGNVTEASYFHNPLAQRLMDGKTQNQTKLVYFDPRHANTAAVADEWFAPFPGTDVAIVLAMAHVIMNEKLYDDAFVRNWTNVTPEQLIAHLKTYTPEFAESESGVPAKDIRRIAREFATTKPATTFSYRGPCKHVYGAYQEAAIQMLNVITGNVEKKGGYCLPRGMGYNQPTPKPPGGKAPSIIGAPPEYPLASHAVSTHMPYQVMKGQVKMSVMMTYYDNPAYTYPSSHVWEAMYKDEKLLPFFASFSPYMSETAQYADLIIPDTSFLERNDPDSMPSDLRPWVGIRQQVIKPLGNTQEFRESLLQIINKVDADGSLGMKQYFPFKNGEEWVRAQFEGIPGLKEDGGYDYLKKNGVWPKYGKIDPVTAQIVDKNGDEVPAEYGLHAKELSAAAMDGASVEANGAIKKGGKTIGVRVNGKNCAGFGTPSGKIEIYKDSYKKYGFNPMPVYKRLASRDKKADELVLTTFKVNVHTQSRTAGVKYLAELYHKNPAWINPKTAAAKGIADGDLIRVTSTLGYIVTRAHVTEGIHPDVVAISTACGHSAYGRLAQLKHKEKAAEYVAGNDPDIDNNVWWDDKGVHPNPIIRLQVDPIGGSQGWYDTVVTVTKAQAGDKYGDVKVSLEASMKDYEETLRYAYTGDLHKANHKEVDIDWNSLPVPHAGKGH